ATGCTTTTGCAGATGGAAAATAGGCCTAACATGACAGTTTTGGTAGTTTAATGTTAACAAAGAGAAATTCCTAGCAGGTCGCAATGCTGGAGGGGTgaggagatgctgcaggaaCCCTGGGGAGCCTGGGATGGGTCCAGTGAACCAAGCACATTAATAAAGCTCGGCAGGGCCACCTTGCACCCATCCGAAGGTTTCTGGAAGAACTCAGAGGCAGGgattctgaataaaatatacCCAATTTATTTATAGGAGGTTTACAGCTGTACAACATTGGCTTTCTGTTTGGCCCGCTCTCTGATCTTGTGCAGCGTGACACATCAGTGCCTTTGGAGGTGAAGACAAGTCATAGCCTGGTTTAACACACtcacaacatgaaaaataaaaaggatttcaCAGAGTGCAATGGCAGGCTACTTGCAATCAATGAAATGATTCatgaaaaaatggaagataaatCAGAGATATGTCCTACGCCATCTCGGGGGGACTGGAAAGTGCTTAGCAGGCTTATCAAGAAACCTTGAATATTTCCATTTGCTtcattcaaagagaaaaggcaTCGAGAATCACAATGGCATTTCAATAACTGCCCTCCCCAGTCCACtctacaaacaaaagaaaaaaaaaaaaagatattttttgtcattCCCTTGGAAATGAAGGGGGAAAGAAGGCTTCtaacttaatatttaaaaaaaaaaaaaaaagaaaaaaaaaagaaaaaagaacagaactaTTACTAATATTAAAAACTTTTGGTCCTGATATGGCaagatgatgatttttttttttttgaagaaggtATTAAAAAGCTGCCTTTCTTTATGGCTTGATTCTCTGTAGAAGGAAGGAGCCTGGCCGTGGATGTCGGGGCATCGCTACCCCCCCAGCAAGCTTCAGCACCGCTCCTTGGGGCTAACAGTGCAGTTTGCCATTTTTGGGGGGACCCCGGCCAAAAGGCTGAAGCGATGGGCAGCCTGATTTCCTGAGAAAACGAGGCTCGAGCAGGCACGCTGGCTGTCCCCACCTGCTGCTGATGGTGCAAAGCTCCTGTGACGTTCCTGTGATGTTCTCCTCCAGATCAGTggctcttctccctcctctcccgGGTATTTCCAGGCATCCCAGATCCTCTCCTAAAACCTAAAGCAGACTTTCTGGCCCCACAGTGCTGCTTCCACTTATTTTCGGTGATGAGTCCCATGCACAAACCCAGGACCAAATCGGAATAACCCTCGATCATGCTGCCCAAAATCCAATTCGTACCCTAAGGAGCTTGGCAGCTAACGATGAGGAAAGGAGAACAGCCTACAAACATCCATGAAGTTGTACCGGGTGCTTCAGGAGGCACCAGGATTGGAGCTGGTACCTAACTTGACTTTGGGAAACAATTTACCATGTTACAGACCTAGCAGATCTTTAGGGACtttaaaaaattacagctttacAGCACAAACACGGGCATTTAGCAGGATAGTCAGAAATCCTACTTGCTGTAGCAGTAGAGGGCTTGCGTGTTCACTTGTCCTTGCAGCCAGAGGACTCTGCTCAGGCCAGAATTTATCATGATTGCCTTCTACctactaaaaaaaatcccatttacaGGAAGCATTGCATCATGTGTGTTTCCTTCCCCTTGCATCATGTGTGTTCCCTTCCTCTTGCACGGAGGTGACTGCAAAAGATCTACATGTTAGAAAATCATGTCGAGTTCACAGAAAAACCCTTACCTCACACCATTTTGAAAGGCACATAAAAAACCCTACACctaaacaacagaagaaaaagtgctATGCGATGTACCTTGATCAGATGGGGCAGACGAgggattttttccttcatctggGATGTTTAAATGAAGCTGGATTCTGCCACCCAGTGGAACAGGGAAGATAAACCCAGGGTTCATGGCAAACAGGAGCAGAGCATGATCCTGCACACTGCAGGACCGTGCTCAGTCCCCTGAAAACGTGTTTGGGTTGTGCTTGTGGGACTGACTTTAGCCCAGTGCAACTCATCCTCCAGGCCAGCAGATGGAAATTGAAGGTGGGAGATGGACACTGGtatgaattaaatatttctagtaTTTCAGGCTGCTCTGGGAGTAGTGCTCCTCTCCTTTAGCACAAGATAAAACCCCACGGCTTTCAAAAAGAACTTGGGAAAGTGAAGCACTGAGAAACGATGCGATGGAGGTCTGTATGCAGCAGTAAAGCTGATGCCCGTTGAGCAAAGCTTCTCATCCATCGGACCTGATGCTCTGGACTTTGGAGGAACTGTTCTCCTCTTACCTAAATGTTGAATGTATCCATCAAACAACCCAACCCCACTCAACCAAAAGCCAAATTCAAGCTCTAGAGACAGGGACTGCACGAAGCGATGGAGACAGCAGGCACCACGGCAGTTTGAGAGGCACACACAGGAGGTGAGACCAGACCGGCTCAGAAACCTGGCTCTGGAGATCAGCTGTCCTGCCACGGTCGTTAGCATCTTTGCATCCTTCAGAAACCCGGAAAACATCCCAAAAGCCCCAAtctatttttccacttctgctttGCTGATGTGGCCTCCTCGGATAAGCGATTAAATGGCAATTCACGGGGAGAAGACTCCCCGTGCCCTACTCTAAACCCAAGCAGACACATTGGAGATGCATGGTGCACGTGCGTGCCACCCCTGTGTAAACAAAGAGCACGCGGGCATCGTGCTCTGGCTGTCGGGACACGCAGAGATGCCCCGGGGCGCGTGGCGGTGATGGGCTGCAGAGGACGCCAGCAGAAGGATCGTTGCGGTTCCCCCAAAAGGCACCATTTTGAACATTGAAAACACAAATTTGGCTCCTTTGAGTGGAATGCATGCATCGTTCATATACACTTGCAGGTGGTAGAGAGGCTGGGTGTATATATATGCGTGTGCACgtctatatatgtatatatatacatatgtggCACCAGAGAAGAGTCCTTGAGGGCTCAGACATTGGTGAGCACgttgctgctgagcagcctcaCGGCGATGGTGCCAGGCAGATCATTTGATCTCCTGTTCCCTTTGTCCTGGAGGTGCAGCGTGTGCACTGACTGCAGGTCGCTGGGGTCTCCTGTGAGTGCCACCTGGCCCAAGAACTCGTCACTTATCAAGTTGTGGTTCCAGATCTGGAGAAACAGAACAGGTAAGGGAGGATCCTCGAGGGACACAAGCAACCTTCCCACatcaggaaggagaaggggttTGCTGATACCTGAACTATGATGGGTTGTCCTGGCTTCTTGCGGTAGAAGAGGCCTTTCACATCAAATTCTGGAGACACCGTGTCCTTCTTCACTGGGGAGCGAACCTTTTGCCCTTCGCACTTTATGATCACGTAAGGGTCAGCTCCTGGTGAGAGAAAAGGgaatttatccttttttttttgtatctccTGCCATTTCTCAGAGCGCTTTCCCAGGGACTGCATGCAGCAATTTTCCTCCACTCCCCACCAGAGGAGATGGATATCTTTTGGATATCTCCAAAGATGATGTCCATGAAGCTCAGCTGCTGGGCTTGGAGTTACCCCTGTTAGGTGACATGGTCACCCGACGGGGTGGTGACTGACTGCTGCGATGTGGCCACCTCTTCTGTGACCGCATATTCTACTTAAGCCCTCCTTCCTCACTCTGAATGCTCCTTGCCTCTGGGATTAACCTTTCATGGAAGACACTGTCATGTTTATGTCTCTCTAACAGGATTTGCTGAAGGTTGGTGGAAATAAAGCCATGGAGAAGAGAGCTGAGCTCATGGACCTTGTTTCATGCAAGGAGACACCAAGAAGAATCAAAAGTGCCCGCAAAAACCCACTTGCTCCCACTGCAGCTCATATACTCTGGAACCACGCTTGGTGTTAATTTAAGGTGAGGACTAGCTAGCTCAGCAGGGCATATGTTTTTCACCTCTGTGCACAAATCATTGGCACGTCTTAAATTCCTCCCAGATCGAATGAGACTCAAATGCCTTTCAGGATAAGGACTAACGCTGGGGTAAGAAAAATACTGGATGATTAAGGTGATGAGAGACAGCACAAAGCTGGGCCAAAATTACATGCCAAGATGTGCTAAGCTTTGAGATTCAAGAAGGATTTGGGCACTGATGGGGAACCAGTGACAGAATGGGGAGCCTCAGgatggaaatatatttaaaaggtgTTTAAAATGGTGAAGATGGCTCTCAGAGTATTTGTTGTGAGCAAGAATTCAGGGAAAAGAtctaaatgacaaaaaaaggaaagatcatTGGTGGTAGCAAGAGAcatggggaagagaaagattGGACATTGAGGGGCAAACAAGGGAAATGAGTGGGATCCAGAGGAGATTAATTAAACTGGTGAGTGGGAAGCCAGAAGAGATGTTAATGAAGAATGTGTACCAGGTCAGTGGGAAAGGAAGGTTATAGCAATATCCCATCTGGAACAAGACACTCGTGGGGAACAAGCAGGCACAAAGATGGGGAGATAGGGAGAGGAGTTACCAAGTTCAGAGACTACCAGCTCACAGCCTGAGCTTCTAGGAGAGAGGAAGAGTCCCTCATTAGACAAcacttttcccttctgaaacAAGTACAGGTTCTGGGAATTTCAGTAGAGAGTGAGTTACTGCTACGGAAATCTAGCTGCCAGATGCATTTTCTCACCATAGTCTTTAGTGGCTATGATGGAAACAGACCAGGTGAACATGTTTTCTTGTCCAAGGGAAAtgtggaaatgaggagaaacaAACTACCCCCTCCTGAGGGCCAGGGATATGAGTCACCTCTTCGATTGCCAGACCACCTCTTcaccttttttctgtttgtaaggTCCCGGCTCCCCCGGTAAGACACAGCTGCTttatttcacagctgtttttccAAACTGACCTTGCTTTTGGGATGTCTCATAAAATCCTTGTATTCCATCATAGCTGGAGCCAAATTCCAGTCTGTAAATCACTGTTTCCAAAGCAGTGTGAAAGGACTGGGCTGGGAGTTGGGAGAGATACCATTGCACTGGAAACCACCAaaccagcaggctgctggcggtgggagctgagcagctggaACACAGCTGGGAAAAGCCATTCCCAGGGGcatcttgctgaaaaaaaatgttttatggcTCCAGAATCCGCTTATACCCCTGTCTGAAGGAATCATGTTTCTCTGAACAGCTCAGGAACTTTTGGCTGCAGATTTCCCTGCATTGCTACAGGCACACTGAGAGTaacctgagaagaaaaaaaacaacctaccTAGGGTAAAATTCCCTCCCTGAACACTTTTGTAGGAAGACTTCCTTCATGGCATGTGATAAATAACGTGAAGACTACAGCAAACATTAGCCTGTACCATGGCTTGTCTGTCCTTCCTACTACCAGGCCTTTAAACACGATTCCTGACTTTTACAACTGCTTGCACTCAGGAGGAAAGCCTGGAAGATTATAGAACCACTGCCAAGGGCTTTTTTGGGAGGCTTTCCCAAGAATCCTAGCCAACAGCTTAAATAAAACAGCTCCCATATCATGTCCACTGTAAGAAGTGAGATTGATTCCCCATGGAGATTCTCCATGGACTTTAAGCCAACAGCTTAAATAAAACAGCTCCCATATCATGTCCACTGTAAGAAGTGAGATTGATTCCCCATGGATTGATTCCCATGGATTGATTCCCCATGGAGACTCTCCATGGACTTTCTCCATGGACTTTATTTTCTCTGGCATCTGAACCGGACACTTTCATTGAAAAATGATGTGAGGATCATTTATCCCAGATGGATATTTACCCATATCATAAATCCCAGCTACCTCCCACCCGGTGAAGCCACCTGTGTCTTCTCCCCCTAAAATGACCAcctcccagctgctccaggacTACACGACAGGCAGAGAAAGGCCATTACCTCCTTGGGAGTCCTGGTTcctgagcccagctgcagcaaggaCGTGGATCTGGGACACCACCTGCGGGTAGCCGCACATCCCACTCCAGCAGGTGTGCGGTGGCTCATCCAGCGTCAGCTCTCTGTTGGGGAGAAACATGTAGCCTTTGAGACATGCCCAGCCTCACCTGATGAGCAGGCCAAGGAGTTGTCTCCAGCAGGATGGAAGGACTATGAACCATCCACTGCCAGACTCTGCTCCCTACTCTGACCTCCCTCTCATCCTGGGATAGAGAAGCTCTCCCATGTCATGCTTAGAAGCAGAGTGGGAACTTCTCTGTAAAGAGAGCAGTAAAGATGCCCTGTCTGTTGGCCACCATTGGAAAGAAAGCCAAGCAGCAACTCTGGGTAAAGCTACGGCCAATTCCTGCCAGGGTAACCACATATAAAAAGCTCAAGGCTCTCTCCAAATTGCCAGTTCCTCCCCATCGCCGCTCCTTACCGGCAATCTGAAGGCACATCTGTGAAAACCCTGAGAAGGAACTCGCCCTCGTGCCCAGGGTCAAATGTGGTGGGGATGATGACGTAGCGGCCTTCCTTCAGGTCCGTCCTCAGGAAGACGCTGCGGGAGTTGATGTAGATGGAGCTGGCCACCTTCTGCTGCAGGGTGTGCATGCGGTAGTTCCTGTTCAGCTCCACCTGGGCACAGACCACAGTGGGACAGTCAGCAGGACAGCACCGAGGGAAAACATCCCGGTGTCCAACTGGGGGGAAGACAGCAAGGGTTGATCCCACAGTGCTGGGAGGGCTGCAATTAAGAGAAACGGCAAAGTGGTGCCAAATAAGCTGGATGGAAAGTGGGCTTTGATGTGGCTCTCACAGCTCTGGTGGCTTGTAAACTCATTCTTGTTAATTCCAGCTTGACACTGGAGGCCCATCAAGCTACATTTGAGGGTCAGTCTAGCAAATTTCAGCATTCAGAGGTGACAGACTAACCATTGCCTTTAGCATGGAGAACCTTTCTGTGCTGTCACTCCTCACTTCTAAAATCTCTCACCATCACTGGAGGAGggcaggctgtgctgaggaCACCCATGGGGGCACACAGAGTAATGATTAAACATTATACCAGTGCTCATGCAACACTGGGGTAGCACTCTGCTACTAACAAATTTACTGAGAGGATTCGGGTTGACATGCAGGATCCACTGTCTACCTTATGGATATCAAAGCCTATGGCCAAGTTCTCTCCTTTGCCTTCTTTGCGACTGGTCCTTTTTGGCTTCTGCTGGATGGAGATCAGCACTTCATCTTCCGCCTTCTTCACATCAAACACGTACTGGAATCAAAGAGAGGAAGGTGAGGAAGGACACTAAGACAGGAGCATTGGGCATGGGTGGGGGTAAGCCCATCTTTGAATTGCTCTGCAGAATCCAAGGTGTCACGATGAAGTCTTATACCAGAGCATTTCATCCCTTGCAGTCTGCCACAAGTCCTCATACGAGGCATGGAAGTAAGAATTATGTTCACAGAGACCTAAAAGAAAGGCTAATAAAGAACTGGGAGCTGAAAACAACTCTCCCACATTCTTGATGACAACTCCTGCAATGGACAAGAACATCCTTTATCTTTATGTTAGATGAAGGACTTAAAAAAATGTGTCTCATGTTACAAAGAATCCCAGTTCAGAGCAGGACAGAAAAACTTGATTAACCACACAGCAGGGCCTTTTCTGAAAGCTCAGCTAGAAGGAAATGGCCCTACAGACTGCATCTGTCCAAGAAAATTTCACAGTGTCAAggtctgaagaaagaaaatgggatttGATCATTCAGGCATCCAAATAGTTGGAAAGGGTTCCTGGCCTTGTTTAACTGGCATCAGCTACCACCAATACCATGTGGCACAGTTTGCTGTTTGCTTGTGCCAAGGTGCTCTACACCAAGCCCTTGGAGGTAATTTCCCTACTAAGAGGCATAAGGTTAGAAGAGTTGGCCTGGATGCTGGTCATGCTGTGCCCAGGGGTCTCAGCCTGAGAAAGGTCACCTTAAATCTACTGGCATAGAGGTCTGACAGCTGTTTTGGCCTTCTAGGTCCCTGTAGGATCTTTCAACCCTTGGAAGCATGTGTGAAGGCTCCAGAAGGTCCTACTCTACGTGACTCACCTGGGGGTTCTGCAAAAAGGTGTTCTTGTGGTTGATACAGCCTCCACTGCGGTTCTTCAAGGGGTCTTCACTTCTGGTCCACACCCCATGGAGCACTGCCTCCTCCCAGGTCTTATGGATGCTGAGGTAGGATGTGTTGATGAGACGGCACTTGATGATGTCCGTGAAGTATTTGCAGAAGTCTTCAAAGGTCATCCTAAGTCAGAAAGGACAGAGTTGGGTTATGCTGCTTTGTTCCCCTGAGCAGTATGTTGCAGGGAGTTTCCTGATCACCTGTTAGAGACTGTGTGTGGGTAGCCCCTGATGGCTGACACCAACAAAGAGGTGGAAATACCTTTCCCCATGCAGTAAACAGTTCTTTGGTTCATACAGAGGAATTACATGTTTTAGAGTGGTGGAAGGCAGAGCAGTTCTCTTCCTCCATGGATGGGTACACGTGGTATTGAAAAGTGTACCTGGTGAGACTGTTATGTTCAACAAGTTTCCAACTGAAACTGTTTGGAACCGGCGTGATACTGAGCAGCTTGCAATCCTAGGTTCGTGCCCATCCAAAGCTAATACCTGCGGGCTCAATTAGGAAGCTTCACTAAAGATCCTATGGCTTGGAAGGCTGTTTGCTCTGGATGGTTGCATGGAAATGGAaattgtgttcagctttgggcctctcactaccagaaggacaccgaggccctggagcatgtccagagaagggctccgaagctggtgaagggcctgggacacaagtcctgtgaggagcggctgagggaactgggggggtttgggctggagaagaggaggctcagggcagaccttattgctctctgcaactgcctgaaaggaaggggtggggagctgggggttggcctcttctatgattttatgattctatgactcagATGCTTCACGGAATGGGAGGACTCTGTGAGCATAGCCCATGGCAGCAACCCCAGGAGGGACTCACCAGAACTCTCCATCGTCTTCCACCGTCATCCCCATCTTCTCTCTTTCACTTTTGCTCACTTTCTGCCACTCCTCAGAGCTGTGGGAAGAGAGCAGAATCATTACTGCGAGGGCAAGGGGCAACAGAATTCAAGGGAGTACTTGGCCTCAGAAGGATCTGAGGGGCATGAAGCATATAAAGCTCCAGCCATGCAACCGGTCCCCACACTGCTCTGGTTAGCTTGTCTCCCAGACATGGGGGAAGTGCAGGATGGCTCGGGGAagcagagaatcacagaatcattagggttggaaaagacctccaagatcatcaccctactaccaatgtcacccactaaaccatggcCCTAAACTTTTACTTCTTTCCTGACCAGTGAAGCTGAATCCACCCTATTAGTAAGGATAACAAAATGGACACCAGCCACAGCCTCTGGTTACACCAACCCTTGGTtatccatcccatcccatcccatcccatcccatcccatcccatcccatcccatcccatcccatccccagaCAACGTAGCAGTCAGCAGTGGTAGAGGCTGACTCTGCTGGGTGTTAGTTTGGCTGGAACAAGACTTGGAGTGGAAAGGTGAGGTAAAACCATCCTTCACAAGAGTGAAAATGCCAATGATTTCACCACAACACCCATCAGAGCCTCAATGAGAAGGTCTGCCAAGCTCATCCACCCTCGTCTTGTGCTCTTCAGGGACCCCAGGACAAAAAATAGCACCACCCAATTGAAATAGTAGGTTTAGGACATTGGTTGAAGCAGCATCCCACAACTGCTTGTACAATGTTATCTTATGAGTGTAGATATAGCCAAATTGTTTCATGCCTCAGGGCCTGCTCTACCCCAGCTTTTACCAACAAAAAAGGTGCTACTGCTGCCTGTCCCACTCACGTGTCACTCCAAGGTCCGTTCCACTCCCGTTCACCCCACGGGTTCCGCATGCGGATCATATCCAGCTTCTCCGACTTGAAGAAGGAGAGCAGGCCGTGACCCAGGCGGACCTTCCTCACGTCTGTCACCGCGTACGCGTGGCCCTTCACCAGCCCACAAGCCAGGCGGGCCTCCATGTCAGCCGCCGATGTGGCCTGGGCAGGGGACACAAGGAGAAGACACCGATGCTCAGGGAGAGAGATAGTTACCTCTGCAGAAGTATCAGATGTTGTATTAGGTACTAGATCCTTTCTCATCTTCACCCTTAGTGTGAGGTTTCTGAGCTCCCTTAATGTCAACCGATAAAGCTCATCTTACTGGTTATATTGGGACAACTGGCACCCAATGTTTGTGGAGAAGTCTGCATGCAGACgccaaaatgcttttttctggAAGTGAATCttaaatttaaagtatttaaatggTAATTTGATAGTAAGTGTTTAAATGGTAATGGGATAAACCTGGGCTCTTGGACATAGCAATGAGGACTACATACGGTTGGATCCAGGCTTGAGTCTCTTTGTCATCTACAGTAAAGAAGTAGGATTCCTTGGCCACAATTTTTCTGATCTAACTTAATGTCTCCAACAGGGTAAGACAAACAGCACCCTAAAATGCCTATTCCCATGAGATCACAACCACACAGGCAATGTTGCTTACTTTGATGGAGCAGCTGATGAGGCCTCCCCGGTTGTGCACCTTCAACACACGCTCAAACAGGAGGTTTCGCTTGGCTTCATCGGTGATGTAGTCCCCTTCGGTCAGGTCAATTGGTTCAGAGACCCCACCAGTAAAGTCTACCAGCGCATCTGCTGTGTTGCCTCCATCAAGGGCCTCGTAACAGCCTGACAGCCTGAAAGAGGGTGAGAGGAATGGCACAACAGCACTAGCTTGGATTTTGAGAGACCTGGGACAATTCTTGAGGCAGTATGGAGAACAGACATTTGTAGGAAGTCTTTCAGTAGGtggagacagcaaaaaaaaattgatgaaaaaaataggatCTGTGCTGTCTGCAGTGCTTTTGAAATCCCGGGGATAGGCGTTATTTAAATCAAAGTGGAGTTGGAGGATATTTTGCTCTGAAGGTAAATCAAGACTAGTGAAGGgtttttcttccaatttc
This genomic window from Cygnus olor isolate bCygOlo1 chromosome 1, bCygOlo1.pri.v2, whole genome shotgun sequence contains:
- the CAPN5 gene encoding calpain-5, coding for MFSSVKPYENQRYASLKKECLRRKQLFEDPLFPANDDSLFYKSRIQGIQWKRPKEICDDPRLFVDGISSHDLHQGQVGNCWFVAACSSLASRESLWQKVIPDWKEQEWNPEKPESYAGIFHFQFWRFGQWLDVVIDDRLPTLHNQLIYCHSNSRNEFWCALVEKAYAKLSGCYEALDGGNTADALVDFTGGVSEPIDLTEGDYITDEAKRNLLFERVLKVHNRGGLISCSIKATSAADMEARLACGLVKGHAYAVTDVRKVRLGHGLLSFFKSEKLDMIRMRNPWGEREWNGPWSDTSEEWQKVSKSEREKMGMTVEDDGEFWMTFEDFCKYFTDIIKCRLINTSYLSIHKTWEEAVLHGVWTRSEDPLKNRSGGCINHKNTFLQNPQYVFDVKKAEDEVLISIQQKPKRTSRKEGKGENLAIGFDIHKVELNRNYRMHTLQQKVASSIYINSRSVFLRTDLKEGRYVIIPTTFDPGHEGEFLLRVFTDVPSDCRELTLDEPPHTCWSGMCGYPQVVSQIHVLAAAGLRNQDSQGGADPYVIIKCEGQKVRSPVKKDTVSPEFDVKGLFYRKKPGQPIIVQIWNHNLISDEFLGQVALTGDPSDLQSVHTLHLQDKGNRRSNDLPGTIAVRLLSSNVLTNV